A stretch of the Janthinobacterium sp. B9-8 genome encodes the following:
- a CDS encoding lysophospholipid acyltransferase family protein — MIYRFLLFIFWCLSCLPQWLLRGFGVVLGSLLYIVVKSRRKIGLVNLKLCFPEWAAGQHEAMLRQHYREFCTCIFLYSKLWFGSQAQIEKLVRREGLEHFIAVEDQNIILLAPHFLGLDFGGTRHMVDHQGSTMYSSAHDNAFDLLLLRGRGRFNQPLLIKRSEGIRGILRAIKKGVCFYYLPDQDLGPRESLFVPFFGVQTATVPGLSRLALMGKARVVPVVTTLTNEGFVCRYYPAWENFPSDDVLADTARMNAFIEERVREHPSQYYWLHRRFKTRPEGEASLY; from the coding sequence ATGATTTATCGCTTTTTACTGTTTATATTTTGGTGTTTAAGTTGCTTGCCACAGTGGCTGTTACGAGGCTTTGGGGTGGTGTTGGGATCTTTGCTGTATATCGTAGTAAAAAGTCGCCGCAAAATCGGGCTGGTTAATTTAAAGCTGTGCTTTCCTGAGTGGGCCGCTGGCCAGCATGAGGCGATGCTTAGGCAGCATTATCGTGAGTTTTGCACCTGTATTTTTCTCTATAGCAAATTATGGTTTGGCTCGCAGGCGCAGATTGAAAAACTAGTTCGGCGCGAAGGGCTGGAGCATTTCATTGCGGTAGAAGACCAGAATATTATTCTGCTGGCACCGCATTTTTTAGGACTGGATTTCGGTGGTACACGGCATATGGTGGATCATCAAGGCTCAACGATGTATTCCTCGGCGCATGATAATGCCTTTGATTTGCTGCTTTTGCGGGGGCGTGGTCGCTTTAATCAGCCACTCTTAATAAAGCGTAGCGAAGGCATCCGTGGTATTTTGCGGGCGATTAAGAAGGGCGTGTGTTTTTACTATTTGCCCGATCAGGATCTTGGCCCGCGAGAATCGCTGTTTGTACCATTTTTTGGAGTTCAAACAGCCACCGTGCCGGGTTTGTCTCGCTTGGCTTTGATGGGCAAGGCGCGCGTGGTACCCGTGGTGACAACGTTGACCAATGAGGGTTTCGTTTGCCGCTATTACCCAGCATGGGAAAACTTCCCTAGTGACGATGTGCTGGCAGATACGGCAAGGATGAATGCGTTTATTGAAGAGCGGGTGAGAGAGCATCCATCACAATACTACTGGCTGCACCGCCGCTTTAAAACTCGCCCCGAGGGTGAGGCAAGCTTGTATTAG
- the ptsP gene encoding phosphoenolpyruvate--protein phosphotransferase, with amino-acid sequence MSITLQGIGIGGGIAIGQAHLISHADIEIAHYQLSAADIPAELARFDDAIRVTRKSLEMLWGSIPENAPAELGAFLSLHIMLLNDHMLSKEPRNLIEQQHCNAEWALKLQLEVLLAQFDEIEDEYLRERRTDVIQVVERVFKTLAGHENHSHPLAEIAPNCILVAHDLSPADMVLFKDTEYLAFITDVGGPTSHTAILARSLDLPSVLALRHARELIREDELIIVDGINGVVIVDPDEIILKEYRHRQRDWLKKQKALQDIRTKQPITKDGEVIELFANIEVPDDCKLSIENGATGVGLFRSEFLFLSESDLPTEEEQFLAYKQVAEAMKGQPVIIRTVDLGKDKIPRWQQERETPNPALGLTGIRLCMAEPQMFRTQLRALLRASAYGKIKLLLPMLSYVGEVRQTRKHLEEAKAQLAEAGVAFDENIELGGMIEVPAAAVQVAQFLAHLDFISIGTNDLIQYTLAVDRNDDAVSHLYDPLHPAVIQLLHHVISTANRMGKPVSMCGEMAGDPALTRLLLGLGLRRFSMLPIQLLKVKQEILTGEMHRITPLVEQMLIAEDSQCLRELLQQLHQS; translated from the coding sequence ATGAGCATTACGCTACAAGGGATTGGCATTGGGGGTGGGATTGCAATCGGGCAAGCTCACCTTATATCGCATGCCGATATCGAAATTGCTCACTATCAACTATCCGCCGCTGATATCCCCGCCGAACTGGCCCGCTTTGATGACGCCATCCGCGTTACCCGCAAATCCTTAGAAATGCTTTGGGGTAGTATCCCCGAAAATGCCCCAGCCGAGCTGGGTGCCTTTTTATCCCTACATATCATGCTGCTTAACGATCATATGCTCTCCAAAGAGCCGCGCAATTTGATCGAACAGCAGCATTGCAATGCCGAATGGGCGCTTAAGCTACAGCTTGAAGTGCTACTGGCACAATTTGATGAGATCGAAGACGAATACCTGCGCGAGCGCCGCACCGATGTAATTCAAGTGGTGGAGCGAGTATTTAAAACACTGGCTGGCCACGAAAACCACTCGCACCCGCTGGCCGAAATTGCCCCAAACTGTATTTTGGTGGCGCACGATCTTAGCCCCGCCGATATGGTGTTATTTAAAGACACCGAATACCTCGCATTTATTACCGATGTGGGCGGCCCCACCTCACACACCGCGATTTTAGCCCGCAGCTTAGATCTGCCATCGGTGCTGGCCCTGCGCCACGCCCGCGAGCTGATTCGTGAAGACGAGCTGATTATTGTCGATGGGATTAACGGCGTAGTCATCGTTGATCCTGATGAAATCATCCTTAAAGAATACCGCCACCGTCAACGCGATTGGCTCAAAAAACAAAAAGCGCTGCAAGATATCCGCACCAAACAGCCGATCACCAAAGACGGTGAAGTGATCGAACTGTTTGCCAATATTGAAGTGCCTGACGACTGTAAATTGTCGATCGAAAACGGCGCAACAGGCGTCGGCTTATTTCGCTCTGAATTCTTATTTTTATCCGAATCTGATTTACCCACCGAAGAAGAACAATTTCTCGCCTACAAGCAAGTTGCTGAGGCCATGAAAGGCCAGCCGGTGATTATCCGCACTGTCGATTTAGGCAAAGATAAAATCCCCAGATGGCAACAGGAACGTGAAACCCCTAATCCAGCGCTAGGCCTCACCGGTATTCGTCTCTGCATGGCCGAGCCGCAAATGTTCCGCACCCAGCTGCGTGCCCTATTGCGTGCGTCAGCCTATGGCAAGATCAAACTGCTGCTGCCCATGCTCTCTTATGTGGGTGAAGTACGACAAACACGTAAGCATCTGGAAGAAGCCAAGGCGCAACTCGCGGAGGCCGGTGTGGCTTTTGATGAAAATATCGAGCTAGGCGGCATGATTGAAGTGCCTGCGGCAGCGGTGCAGGTCGCCCAGTTTTTAGCCCACCTTGATTTTATTTCAATTGGCACCAACGATTTAATCCAGTACACGCTGGCTGTCGATCGCAACGACGATGCTGTTTCACACCTTTATGACCCGCTGCATCCCGCTGTGATTCAGCTGCTGCATCATGTTATCAGCACGGCAAATCGCATGGGCAAACCGGTATCGATGTGCGGAGAAATGGCAGGTGACCCAGCTCTTACCCGGCTGCTGCTGGGCCTTGGGCTAAGGCGCTTCTCTATGCTGCCGATTCAGCTGCTTAAAGTAAAACAAGAAATCCTAACCGGCGAAATGCACAGAATTACGCCACTGGTAGAGCAAATGCTAATTGCAGAAGACAGCCAGTGCCTGCGTGAGCTATTGCAGCAGTTGCATCAGAGCTAA
- a CDS encoding HPr family phosphocarrier protein produces the protein MPISEVEIVNKLGLHARASSKLTQLASQFQCEVWLSRNQKRVNAKSIMGVMMLAAGKGSKILLETDNGPDADTAMGAISALIADKFGEGE, from the coding sequence ATGCCAATAAGTGAAGTAGAAATTGTTAACAAACTGGGCTTACATGCCCGTGCATCCAGCAAGCTCACCCAACTTGCCAGCCAGTTTCAATGCGAAGTCTGGCTAAGCCGCAATCAAAAGCGGGTTAATGCCAAATCGATCATGGGTGTGATGATGCTGGCAGCAGGCAAAGGCAGCAAAATTCTGCTAGAAACTGACAACGGCCCCGATGCGGATACCGCAATGGGCGCGATTTCAGCCCTGATTGCCGATAAATTTGGTGAAGGCGAATAA
- a CDS encoding PTS sugar transporter subunit IIA has protein sequence MVGIIIVTHVSLGEALVSCAQHIMARELPNLLQLSVSKADEPDEVVRRASEMINKLDDGSGVLLLTDIYGGTPSNVAQRLVVAGKVEAIAGVNLPMLVRTLSYSHQALEVVVSKAITGGLEGVLYMLPSSAQE, from the coding sequence ATGGTTGGTATTATCATCGTGACACACGTGTCTTTAGGCGAAGCCTTAGTCTCGTGTGCTCAACATATTATGGCGCGGGAGCTGCCCAATTTGCTGCAACTATCAGTCAGCAAAGCGGATGAGCCCGACGAAGTGGTTCGGCGCGCCAGCGAAATGATTAATAAGCTGGACGATGGCTCTGGTGTGTTATTGCTCACAGATATTTACGGCGGTACGCCTTCTAATGTGGCCCAGCGTTTAGTTGTTGCTGGCAAGGTAGAAGCCATTGCAGGCGTTAACTTACCGATGCTAGTCAGAACGCTGAGCTATAGCCACCAAGCACTTGAAGTCGTCGTCAGCAAAGCAATTACAGGCGGTTTAGAGGGTGTTCTCTACATGCTGCCCAGCAGCGCTCAGGAATAA
- a CDS encoding FAD:protein FMN transferase, which yields MKRFVLLMAVLLLSACSKAPLYQQESYVFGTRVQISIWGLPEDVAQKHAAAVFADLDRIHTRLHPWQPSEITRINTSFAKGEAALIDTETAALLKQANKYADQSEQLFNPAMGHLVEAWGFHKDTYAAVLPKSETIADLLASQPRMSDLTFDATTVSSSNPAVQIDTGGFAKGWALDRAATYLRKYRVNNALINIGGNVLALGKKDQTPWIVGIQHPREPQAMATIALRDGEAIGTSGDYQRFFEVAGKRYSHLIDPRTGQPATTMEAATVIAPPSLEAGAISDAATKPIFIDGIGNTLRHAKRFGLQDVLIVGNDGSVYVTADLQRRLTWLKPPVHIYRLR from the coding sequence ATGAAGCGCTTTGTCTTGCTTATGGCGGTACTACTGCTCAGCGCTTGCAGCAAGGCACCGCTTTATCAGCAAGAAAGCTATGTATTTGGTACGCGGGTACAGATCTCTATTTGGGGCTTACCCGAAGATGTAGCCCAAAAGCATGCGGCGGCGGTGTTCGCCGATTTAGATCGCATCCATACCCGCCTGCACCCCTGGCAGCCTTCCGAAATCACCCGGATTAACACCAGCTTTGCCAAGGGTGAAGCGGCTCTGATCGATACCGAAACCGCAGCGCTGCTTAAGCAAGCCAATAAGTATGCAGATCAGTCTGAGCAGCTGTTTAATCCAGCTATGGGCCACCTAGTTGAAGCTTGGGGCTTTCATAAAGACACTTATGCCGCTGTTTTACCCAAGAGCGAGACCATTGCCGATTTGCTCGCCAGCCAGCCAAGGATGAGCGATCTCACTTTTGACGCCACCACGGTTAGTAGCAGTAATCCGGCAGTGCAAATCGATACTGGCGGCTTTGCCAAAGGTTGGGCACTAGATAGAGCCGCAACGTATTTACGCAAATACCGGGTAAATAATGCGCTGATTAATATTGGCGGCAATGTATTGGCACTGGGCAAAAAAGATCAAACACCGTGGATTGTAGGCATACAACACCCCAGAGAGCCGCAGGCAATGGCAACGATTGCTTTACGGGACGGTGAAGCCATTGGCACATCGGGCGATTACCAGCGTTTTTTTGAAGTCGCAGGCAAACGCTACTCGCATTTAATCGACCCGCGCACTGGCCAGCCCGCCACAACCATGGAAGCGGCAACCGTGATTGCACCGCCAAGCTTGGAAGCAGGCGCAATCTCTGATGCAGCCACCAAGCCTATTTTTATTGATGGCATAGGAAATACACTACGTCATGCCAAGCGTTTTGGATTGCAAGATGTACTCATCGTAGGTAATGATGGCAGTGTCTATGTCACCGCAGATTTACAACGCCGTCTGACTTGGCTCAAACCGCCGGTGCATATTTACCGCTTACGTTAG
- the gshB gene encoding glutathione synthase, with protein MKILVVLDPLASLKIYKDTSYAMMREADLRGHLLFTCGAENLRVKDGMVEAQAAQLHFTDTQSGHDWYTQGDTAITALKDFDAVIMRKDPPFDQQYFYATQLFTLAEAQGAKVFNRGQALRDFNEKLAILKFPQFTAPTLVSQQESDIREFLAEHGDIILKPLDGMGGAGIFRLTKTDPNVGSIIETLTANGTVSIMAQRYIAAIKEGDKRILLIDGKPVDWCLARIPKAGETRGNLAAGGSGVARPLTARDREIAEALGPQLAALGLLLVGLDVIGENLTEVNVTSPTCFTEITAQSGINVAGLFIDALEKHSVE; from the coding sequence ATGAAAATCCTTGTCGTGCTTGATCCGCTTGCCAGCTTAAAAATTTACAAAGACACTAGCTACGCCATGATGCGTGAAGCGGATTTGCGGGGGCATTTGTTGTTTACTTGCGGCGCGGAAAACCTGCGAGTTAAAGACGGCATGGTCGAAGCACAGGCCGCCCAATTGCACTTTACCGACACCCAAAGCGGCCACGATTGGTATACCCAAGGCGATACCGCGATTACAGCGCTGAAAGACTTCGATGCCGTGATCATGCGTAAAGATCCGCCGTTTGATCAGCAGTATTTTTACGCCACTCAATTGTTTACGCTGGCCGAAGCGCAGGGTGCAAAAGTATTTAACCGTGGCCAGGCGCTGCGCGACTTTAATGAAAAACTGGCGATTTTAAAGTTTCCTCAGTTCACTGCCCCTACTTTGGTCAGCCAGCAAGAGTCCGATATCCGTGAATTTTTAGCTGAGCATGGCGATATTATTTTGAAGCCCCTCGATGGCATGGGCGGCGCAGGGATTTTCCGCCTTACAAAAACCGATCCGAATGTAGGCTCGATTATCGAAACGCTAACAGCCAATGGCACAGTTTCCATCATGGCGCAGCGCTATATTGCGGCGATTAAAGAAGGTGATAAGCGCATTCTGCTGATCGATGGCAAGCCAGTGGACTGGTGCCTAGCGCGCATTCCCAAGGCTGGCGAAACACGCGGTAATCTGGCGGCAGGCGGCAGCGGCGTAGCAAGGCCATTAACCGCCAGAGACAGAGAAATTGCCGAGGCACTTGGGCCACAACTGGCAGCCCTTGGCTTGCTGCTGGTGGGGCTGGATGTGATTGGCGAAAATCTCACCGAGGTGAATGTTACTAGCCCGACTTGCTTTACCGAAATCACTGCGCAATCTGGCATTAACGTTGCAGGATTATTTATTGATGCTTTAGAAAAGCACTCGGTAGAATGA
- the gshA gene encoding glutamate--cysteine ligase, translating to MSVPHLTTALTGPLLDLERKILAAQPEIEHWFRNQWQEHTPPFYGSVDLRNAGYKLAPVDMNLFPGGFNNLNPEFHPLAVQATMIALEGYCPDARRVLLIPENHTRNTFYLQNVAALAKILRQAGLVVRLGSMNPEITTSTTLDLPDGGKITLEPIVRNGKRVSIAGFDPCVVLLNNDLSSGIPAILQDIEQTLLPPLNAGWAVRRKTQHFTAYDKVVAEFAALIDIDPWVINPYFEHVDGLDFHSRAGEDELAATVDTMIEKIRIKYEQHGIDQVPFVIVKANAGTYGMGIMSVKSGEELLGLNRKQRNKMSVIKEGVEVRDVIVQEGVPTFEQINAAVAEPVVYMLDRFVIGGFYRVHTGRGIDENLNAPGAHFVPLAFASPLSTPDCDGSPGCEANRFYSYGVVARLALLAGSLELE from the coding sequence ATGAGCGTCCCACATCTGACCACTGCACTCACAGGCCCATTGTTGGATTTGGAACGTAAGATTTTGGCCGCCCAGCCTGAAATCGAGCATTGGTTTCGAAATCAGTGGCAGGAGCACACGCCGCCGTTTTATGGCTCGGTTGATTTGCGTAATGCAGGCTATAAGCTGGCTCCGGTTGATATGAATTTATTCCCGGGCGGCTTTAATAATCTGAATCCGGAGTTTCACCCGCTGGCGGTGCAGGCCACCATGATTGCGTTGGAAGGCTATTGCCCTGATGCGCGCCGCGTGTTGCTGATTCCGGAAAACCACACCCGTAATACTTTTTATCTGCAAAACGTCGCCGCGCTAGCCAAAATCTTGCGCCAAGCGGGCTTGGTGGTGCGTTTGGGCAGCATGAATCCAGAAATCACGACCAGCACTACACTTGATTTGCCAGATGGCGGCAAAATTACGCTAGAGCCGATAGTGCGCAACGGTAAACGTGTCAGCATTGCAGGGTTCGATCCTTGCGTGGTCTTACTCAATAATGATTTATCGTCAGGTATTCCGGCCATCTTGCAAGATATCGAGCAAACGCTACTGCCGCCGCTTAATGCAGGCTGGGCGGTGCGGCGTAAAACCCAGCATTTCACCGCCTACGATAAAGTCGTAGCCGAGTTTGCTGCACTGATTGATATCGATCCTTGGGTAATTAATCCTTACTTTGAACACGTAGACGGGCTGGATTTTCATTCCCGTGCGGGTGAGGACGAGCTGGCCGCCACCGTCGATACGATGATTGAAAAAATCCGCATCAAGTACGAGCAACACGGCATTGATCAAGTGCCTTTTGTGATCGTGAAAGCCAACGCCGGCACTTACGGCATGGGCATTATGAGCGTGAAATCAGGGGAAGAATTGCTGGGTTTAAACCGCAAGCAGCGCAATAAAATGAGCGTGATTAAAGAAGGCGTGGAAGTACGCGATGTGATCGTTCAAGAAGGCGTGCCAACGTTCGAGCAAATCAACGCAGCCGTGGCCGAGCCTGTGGTTTATATGCTGGATCGCTTTGTGATTGGCGGCTTTTACCGCGTGCATACAGGGCGCGGTATCGACGAAAACCTAAACGCACCTGGCGCACACTTTGTACCGCTAGCCTTTGCATCGCCACTCTCCACCCCCGATTGCGACGGCTCGCCAGGTTGCGAAGCAAACCGTTTCTACTCCTACGGCGTTGTGGCAAGACTGGCCTTATTGGCTGGGTCTTTAGAGCTGGAATAA
- a CDS encoding TetR/AcrR family transcriptional regulator, whose translation MSILSKLSFKDQAFKLRETAILDATTAILASKGFDLMTMDDVAQEVGISKPSLYKHFKSKEDLVGAAMIRLIDGALDYLEAMPAGLSPIQQLKDLLAWALRIRLEGGMPFLPSTSTHVREMLTRNLKYVMRVLKLNGKIEAIVQQAQKQGQLNPALPVDVILFAYYARTCDPAVEYLQLYSKLDHETIVKSMLEVCFSGLKNQA comes from the coding sequence ATGAGTATTTTAAGCAAATTAAGCTTCAAAGATCAGGCCTTTAAGCTGCGCGAAACGGCGATCCTCGATGCAACCACCGCCATACTGGCCAGCAAGGGCTTTGACTTGATGACCATGGACGACGTTGCCCAGGAAGTAGGCATTTCTAAACCCAGCCTCTATAAGCACTTTAAATCTAAGGAAGATTTGGTCGGTGCGGCGATGATTCGCCTGATTGATGGCGCGCTCGATTATCTAGAAGCGATGCCCGCAGGACTAAGCCCAATCCAGCAGCTAAAAGACTTACTTGCTTGGGCTTTAAGAATCAGACTAGAAGGCGGCATGCCTTTTCTGCCCTCAACCAGCACGCATGTGCGCGAGATGCTGACGCGCAACCTAAAATACGTCATGAGAGTGTTGAAATTAAATGGCAAGATAGAAGCCATCGTTCAGCAAGCTCAAAAACAAGGCCAGCTCAACCCTGCCCTGCCTGTTGATGTGATTTTATTTGCCTATTACGCCAGAACCTGCGATCCGGCCGTGGAATACTTACAGCTTTACAGCAAGCTGGATCACGAAACCATCGTCAAATCAATGTTAGAAGTCTGTTTTTCCGGCCTGAAAAACCAAGCATAA
- a CDS encoding NAD(P)/FAD-dependent oxidoreductase — MAQQAASSSRQKIAVIGAGISGLASAYLLNRKHDVCLFEAGDYLGGHSNTVDVSINGQSHPVDTGFLVLNDKTYPNLIALLAELNVATYSTDMSFGVSMDDGQLEWAGTDLASVFAQQRNLWSPRFWGMLKDILRFNKAAHANLARVGNSGETLGQLLDAGGYGQLFREGYLLPMAAAIWSSSPSDILRFPALTFLRFCINHALLQVNDRPKWQTVQGGSRSYVQRIAATLPDIRLNTPVLAVRRDVSGVRVLSASGESRFDAVVLAGHAPDTLSILEDASPAEQKLLAAVRYQPNTAYLHLDERQLPQNKKVWSAWNYLGGAAVDGQRPVCVSYLLNQLQNLPFEHPVIVTLNPFKKPDLVIAQFEYQHPILDQAAIDAQLRLPQLQGRNRTWFAGAWTGYGFHEDGLKSALRVAADFDVLPAWAQL, encoded by the coding sequence GTGGCTCAGCAAGCAGCTTCTTCTTCCAGACAAAAAATTGCCGTGATTGGTGCAGGCATCTCTGGCCTTGCCAGCGCGTATCTGCTTAATCGCAAGCACGATGTTTGCCTGTTTGAGGCGGGGGATTATCTGGGAGGCCACAGCAATACAGTCGATGTATCTATCAACGGCCAGAGCCATCCGGTTGATACCGGCTTTTTGGTGCTGAACGATAAAACTTATCCAAATTTAATTGCGCTACTGGCCGAGCTAAATGTGGCCACCTACAGCACCGATATGTCGTTTGGCGTGTCGATGGACGATGGGCAGTTGGAATGGGCGGGCACCGATCTCGCCAGTGTCTTTGCTCAGCAACGCAATCTATGGTCGCCGCGTTTTTGGGGCATGCTGAAAGATATTCTGCGCTTTAATAAAGCCGCCCACGCTAATTTGGCGCGGGTGGGCAATAGCGGCGAAACCCTAGGCCAGTTGCTGGATGCGGGCGGCTATGGCCAGCTATTTAGAGAAGGCTATTTGCTGCCGATGGCTGCAGCAATTTGGTCTAGCTCGCCGAGTGATATTTTACGTTTCCCTGCACTTACCTTTTTACGCTTTTGTATTAACCACGCCTTATTGCAAGTGAATGACCGGCCAAAATGGCAGACCGTGCAGGGCGGCTCGCGCAGCTATGTGCAGCGCATTGCGGCCACTCTGCCGGATATTCGCCTTAATACGCCCGTGTTGGCTGTGCGCCGCGATGTGAGCGGTGTGCGGGTTTTAAGTGCCAGCGGCGAATCACGTTTTGATGCCGTGGTGCTTGCGGGTCACGCACCCGACACCTTAAGTATTCTGGAGGACGCTAGCCCAGCTGAGCAAAAGCTCCTAGCAGCGGTGCGCTATCAGCCCAATACCGCTTATTTGCATCTTGATGAGCGGCAATTACCCCAAAACAAAAAAGTATGGTCAGCCTGGAACTATCTTGGCGGCGCGGCGGTTGATGGGCAACGCCCGGTATGCGTGAGCTATTTACTGAATCAATTGCAAAATCTGCCGTTTGAGCATCCGGTGATCGTGACGCTGAATCCTTTTAAAAAACCAGATTTAGTGATTGCACAGTTTGAATACCAGCACCCGATTTTGGATCAGGCCGCGATTGATGCTCAGCTGCGTTTACCGCAACTACAGGGCCGCAACCGTACATGGTTTGCCGGCGCATGGACGGGTTATGGATTTCATGAAGATGGCTTGAAATCGGCACTACGCGTGGCTGCTGATTTTGATGTACTGCCCGCATGGGCGCAGCTCTGA
- a CDS encoding DUF1365 domain-containing protein, whose amino-acid sequence MRAAYLLIGQVMHERLRPVQNRFVYPVFCLRLNLARLGELNNRWFGVNCWRPLSIATRDYGARDGSDLQGWMRSLLKDAAIEADGEIWLQTFPRIFGYAFNPVNFWFCHDKNGGLRAVLAEVNNTFGEHHRYLLQAAGGGVILADNDLHSIKALHVSPFCPVAGHYQFSFKNSPDSAFVAIDYFDQQGLLIKTAIAGRRLSFTPTNLRRALLAQPFLTLGVVAKIHWQALRLWLKRVPFYRKPQPPLHPVSHSLHLRRSKESQS is encoded by the coding sequence ATGCGTGCCGCATATTTATTAATCGGGCAGGTGATGCACGAGCGGCTTAGGCCGGTGCAAAACCGCTTTGTTTATCCGGTGTTTTGCCTGCGGCTGAATCTGGCCCGGCTGGGCGAGCTGAATAACCGCTGGTTTGGCGTTAACTGCTGGCGGCCTTTATCGATAGCCACGCGTGATTATGGCGCCAGAGATGGCTCTGATTTGCAAGGCTGGATGCGTAGCCTGCTCAAAGACGCTGCCATCGAGGCTGATGGCGAAATCTGGTTGCAAACTTTTCCCAGAATCTTTGGCTATGCCTTTAACCCGGTGAATTTCTGGTTTTGCCACGATAAAAATGGCGGCTTAAGAGCCGTGCTGGCCGAAGTAAACAACACCTTTGGCGAGCACCATCGCTATTTATTACAAGCTGCAGGCGGCGGGGTGATTCTGGCCGATAACGATTTACACAGCATTAAAGCGCTGCATGTTTCTCCTTTTTGCCCTGTGGCAGGCCATTACCAGTTTTCTTTTAAAAATTCGCCAGACAGCGCCTTTGTGGCGATTGATTATTTTGATCAGCAAGGCCTGCTGATTAAAACCGCGATTGCAGGCCGGCGCCTCTCGTTTACCCCCACGAATTTACGGCGTGCTTTGCTGGCTCAGCCCTTTTTAACGCTGGGCGTGGTCGCCAAAATTCATTGGCAGGCACTGCGTCTTTGGCTAAAGCGTGTGCCGTTTTACCGCAAGCCACAGCCCCCCTTGCACCCTGTTAGCCATTCTCTTCATTTGCGACGTTCAAAGGAAAGCCAATCATGA
- a CDS encoding SAM-dependent methyltransferase, whose product MSQARTLSALPAATPAAARLFIQVLQRLQYGHLQLITPDGSRLTFGDLHTPPSAVLHIHDWRACGRIIKAGDIGFAESYAAGWLDTPDLTALLRLALKNEAALERFVFGGKLATLWYRLKHWLRPNTREGSKRNIHAHYDIGNDFYQLWLDKSWTYSSAIFAGNFSQSLESAQAAKYQRIIDTLALKAGDKVLEIGCGWGGFAEHAARCGVEVHGITISEAQLAVAQARNQGNNAKLWLCDYRDLNEQYDAIVSIEMFEAVGERFWPSYFNQLQQCLKPGAKALVQSITIDDARFENYRANTDFIQQYIFPGGMLPSPERFVAKAAEAGLKALDQYHFGADYAETLRRWSQAFSACEDAISAQGFDDSFRRIWRLYYAYCEAGFDEGRTDVVQFLLQKTR is encoded by the coding sequence ATGAGCCAAGCGCGCACCTTGTCTGCATTACCCGCTGCCACGCCAGCTGCGGCTCGATTATTTATTCAAGTATTGCAGCGTTTGCAATATGGGCATTTGCAGCTGATTACGCCCGATGGCAGCCGTCTTACTTTTGGTGATTTACACACGCCGCCCAGTGCCGTGCTGCATATCCATGATTGGCGTGCTTGCGGGCGGATTATCAAGGCGGGTGATATTGGTTTTGCAGAAAGCTACGCAGCAGGCTGGCTGGATACGCCTGATTTAACCGCCTTGCTGCGGCTGGCTTTAAAAAACGAAGCAGCGCTGGAGCGTTTTGTATTTGGCGGCAAGCTGGCCACGCTTTGGTATCGGCTAAAGCACTGGCTGCGCCCTAATACCCGCGAGGGCAGTAAACGCAATATCCACGCGCATTACGATATCGGCAATGATTTTTACCAGCTGTGGCTAGATAAAAGTTGGACGTATTCCAGCGCTATTTTTGCAGGTAATTTTAGCCAGAGCTTAGAAAGTGCCCAAGCTGCTAAATACCAGAGAATTATCGACACGCTGGCTTTAAAAGCGGGCGATAAAGTGTTGGAAATTGGTTGCGGCTGGGGAGGCTTTGCCGAGCATGCCGCCCGCTGCGGCGTTGAAGTGCACGGCATTACCATTTCAGAGGCTCAGCTAGCTGTGGCCCAAGCGCGCAATCAAGGCAATAACGCCAAACTTTGGCTCTGTGATTACCGCGATTTAAATGAGCAATACGATGCGATTGTGTCGATCGAGATGTTTGAAGCCGTGGGCGAGCGCTTCTGGCCCAGCTATTTTAATCAGCTGCAGCAATGCTTAAAACCGGGGGCAAAAGCGCTGGTACAAAGTATCACCATTGATGATGCGCGTTTTGAAAACTATCGCGCCAATACGGATTTTATCCAGCAGTATATTTTCCCCGGTGGCATGTTACCCAGCCCGGAGCGCTTTGTGGCTAAAGCGGCAGAGGCTGGCCTTAAGGCTCTCGATCAATACCATTTTGGCGCGGACTATGCCGAAACACTGCGTCGCTGGAGCCAGGCTTTTAGCGCGTGTGAAGACGCCATTTCGGCGCAAGGCTTTGATGATTCATTCCGGCGTATCTGGCGGCTTTATTACGCCTATTGCGAAGCAGGCTTTGATGAGGGGCGGACCGATGTGGTGCAGTTCTTATTACAAAAAACTCGCTAG